Below is a genomic region from Terriglobia bacterium.
CCGCGTACAGCCCGCGAAACGGCGTAATTGGTTCCACCGGATAATCGGTGCCGAAGGCCAGCACTACGCTATTTCGCAGGAATTCATTCCACGCGTAGGAATGTTTGGCGCGCTCCGCTCCGATGCGCGTGACCGCCCAATTCATGTCCGTCAGCAAATGGTTGGGCTGCATGGAAGCGATGACCTGCAGCTGGCGGAAGCGCGCAAAGTCGTCAGGCGCCACCACCTGCGCGTGCTCAATGCGTAAGCGCAAGCCGCCCAGACGGCGCAGTTGCGGCGCGTTGCGATTCTTTTCTTCGACGTATCGCTCAGCCGTGGCGAAGGCCTGCAGCGCCATGGCGACCCCGCGATCGCCGATGGCGTGGAAGCCCATCTGGAAGCCGGCGGCGGCGCGCTCGGAGGCCATCCGGTCCAGCGCCGCCTGCTCGAACTGCGGCAGGCCGGAGTTTGCGGGCTCATCCGTGTACGGCGCCAGCATGGCCGCCGTATGCGAGCCAATCGAGCCGTCCATGAAGCCCTTCAACATGCCGGTGTGCAGCATGGGGTCCTGCGGCGAGTGGAAGACACGGCGCTGCTCCAGCAGGTCCAGCGGTTGCGGGAACGGCAGCCACTCGGAAATGCGCAGTGTCAGCTTGCCGGCCTTCTCCAGTTCGACGTAGGCGAGGAAGTCTTCCCACTGCGAATTGTCTTGCGCCGAGGTGAGCCCGTAGCGCGCCGCTTCCTGCAGCGCGAGTTCCGCGCCGCGACGCCGTTGCGCCGGCGTCGGCGGCGGCACTTTGCTGCGCACCAGGTTTTGCGCGGTTTCCCGCATGCCTCCCGCAGGTTCGCCGTGAGCGTCGCGATCAATGCGGCCGCCGGGCGGATCCGGCGTGTGCTGGGTGATCCCCGCAATTCTCAGGGCGGCGGAATTGGCGACCAGCATGTGGCCGTCGGTGCGGATGAAGAGTCCAGGATGATCGCCCGTGACCGCATCGAGGTCGTGGCGCGTAGGAATTTTCTGCACCGACCACTTAGTGTCGTCCCAGCCGCGGCCCACGACCCATTCGCCCGGCTCGGCAGTCTTCACGCGTTCCGCGATGCGTGCCTTCATCTCGTCAAGCGACTTGATGCCGGATAACTCGACGTTCAGCTTCTCGAAGCCGCCGTTGGCGAGGTGCAGGTGCGCGTCGTTGAAGCCGGGCATGACGAAACGCCCGCCGAGATCAATCACCTGCGTGTGCGGGCCTTTCAGTTTGCGGATTTCCTCGCTGGCGCCTACGGCCATGATGCGGCCGTTGCGCACCGCAATTGCCTGCGCGCGCGGAAAAACCTTTGCGGGTGCGCCACCGAGGCCTTCCTCCGCGCCGGTGTAGATGTTGCCGTCGAGGAATATCTGGTCGGGGGGGTCGCCCTTGCTGTGTTGTGCGTGCAGGTTCATTGCGGTGAGCAGCAGAATCACGACCACGATTTTCATTCCCCAACTCCGGCCACCGCAAGCGCGATGAGCAGAATGCGCCGCAAGCCGAGATCTCGTCCCGTCGGGTCGTACCACTCGTGCAGCGTGTGCGCGCCGCCGCCCGCGCCGCCGGCGCCGATCGCCACCGCTTCGCGGCCCTGCGAGAGCGGAATATTGGCGTCCGTGGAGGCGCGTTGCAGGCGGGCGTTATTGTCGAGCAGCGCGTCCACCGCCTGCACCACCGCGAGCATCGGGCTGTCGGAGTTAAGGCGCGCCGCAGGACGGCTGCCGATCAGCTTGATGTCGGCGGAAAGTCCGCTCGGCGAGCGCCCGCCGAAGTTGGGGCGCGGCTCCTGCGTGACGGCGCGCTCGATGGAGTCACGCAGCGCGCGCTCCAGGCGTTCCACTTGCTCACCCGCGACGGAGCGAATGTCCACCTTGATGCTGGCCGACTCGGGAATCGAGTTCACCGAGGTCCCGCCGGTGATCACCCCGATGTTAAACGCGGTTTTCGGCGAGGCGGGAACGGGCGTGCGCGAAAACTGGTCAATCGCGCGGGCCAGAACAACGATCGGATTGGGCGTGCCGAAGTCGCTCCAGGAGTGACCGCCGGGACCGAAGACGGTTACCAGGAACCGCTTGCTGCCGAGCGCTTCGGTGACGATGGTGTCGGTGCCGGCGCCGTCGAGCACGAGCGTGGCCGCGATCGCGTCGCGCCAGCGCGGCTCGGCGAATAGGTAGCGCATGCCGCGCACATCGCCTTCTCCCTCCTCGCCGACATTGCCGAGGAACGCCAGCGGCCATTCGGTGCGAATGTCGGCATGGCCCAGCGCGCCCGCCAGCGCCAGCAGAGCGGTGATGCCGGCGCTGTTGTCCGATACGCCGGGGCCGTACAGGCGATTGCCTTCGCGGCGCATATTCAAGCCGGTGCCGGCGGGAAAAACGGTATCAATGTGCGCGGTGATCGCCATGTACTTGGGCTCGTTCTGGGTCGCGAGCCCGGGTCGGATGCCGATCACGTTGCCGATGTCGTCGATGTGCACGTCTTCGAGGCCGAGCTCGCGGAAACGTGCCGCCAGCCACTCGGCGCGCGCGGACTCGCCGAACGGCGGGGCGGGGATGCGCGTCACCTCCATCTGTCGCGCGATGAGCTGCTCTTCGTGGGCGAGAAACCAGGCGGCGGCGGCTTCCACCGGCGCCAGCGCCGCAATCCGCTCCACTTGTTGCGTGGCGGAGATTTGCGCCGAGGTTCGGGACTCCGCGGCAGAAGGGACGTTGGCCATGGCGAAAGCTGGATATTACCCTAAACGCGCGAGCGTGATTTCAGATTTCAGACTGCAGACGGAAGATTGGTCGAGTCCTCTCTCTGCGCGGAGCTGTGCCAATCTTTAGTTCTAACTCTCTAGTGCGTGGTGGACACCGGCGACTGGCAACACTCCAGGATTTCGTTTTCCGTCAACATGCGGTCGGATCGCTTCGCGCGCTGCAAGATGCGCTCCACGATTTCGTCGGTCGCTTGCAGGCCGTGGCGCCCCAGCCAGAAGGTGATGTTGGACTTGCCGCTCATCGGCCCGATCTCGATGATCTGCTCCAGCCCGAAATAATGCGCAGGCACGCCGGAGTACACGTTGTTGGCGAGCTCGACGTCATTCTTCTTGTACGCCTTGATCACCGCGGCCGCGTGCACGCCGGTGCCGGTGCGGTAGGCGTCGTCGCCGACCACGGGATAATTGCGTGGGATGGGCAGGCCGGTGGCGTGCGCGATCGCCTGGCAATACTCCTTCAGCCGGGACAGGTCCTGGCCGTTCCAGGGCGGGATTCCCATCAGCCTCAAATTGACCAGCATCTGGTCCATCTGCGTGTTGCCGACGCGCTCGCCGATGCCCAGCCCGCAGGCGTGCACGCAGTGCACCCCGCCCATCAGCGCCGCCATGGAGTTGGCCAGCGCCATGCCGCGATCGCAATGCCCGTGCCAGTCCACGCGGATCATCATGCCCGACGGGACCACGACCTCCTTGACGATGAAGCGCACCAGGTGAAGCGCGCCCATGGGCGTGGCGTGGCCGCAAGTGTCGCAGATGACAATGGCCCGCGCCCCGCAATCGATGGCCGTCGAGTAAAGGCGCTGGACGGTCTCCGGGTCACAGCGGGTTGTGTCCTCGGTCACGTACATAACGGGCAGGCCGAGCGACACCGCGTACTTCACCGCTCGTTCCGTGGTCTTGAGCAGGAAGTCGTCGCTCCAGCCTTCGGTGTAGCGGCGGATGGGACTGGAGCCGATAAAGGTGGCGGCCTCGATTTCCAAGCCGGTCTTCTGGCTGATCTCGGCGATGGGGCGGATATCGTTCTCGTGCGTGCGCGCCGCGCAGTTCGCCTTGATCCTCATCTTGTGGTTGACGATCTCGCGTGCCAGCGCCGTGGCATGCTCCACCGCGCGCGGGCCGGCGCCGGGCAGGCCGATGTCGACCGAGTTGATGCCCAGCGCCTCCATCAGGTGGAGGATCTCGATTTTTTCCGCGATGGAAGGATCGCGCACCGAGGGCGATTGCAGGCCGTCGCGCAGCGATTCGTCGTTGAGCAGCACCGGCCCGCTGGGCTTGAACTCCGGCCCCGGCACGTTGTTCCAGTCGTAAATCAGGTCAGAACAATTCACGATAGTGTACTTGGATGCATGCTTCTTCCCCGCGAAGCGCGGCCCCGTATGCCGGTTTTATACCTTGAATCCGGCCCTCAACAACAGCGTTTACTTTGAGTCCTTGGGCGGGAGGGTCAGCCCAAATGTCGAAATCATGCCGCGCCCGGCGACGTTGAGGCCGCTGGGGTCCTGCGCATTGGGCAGGTACAGCGTGCGGCAATGCTCGCAGCGGTAGATCTCGGCGTCGGGACCGAACGCCTGCTCCACATCCCCGCAGGCCTTTTCCAGCACGTCGCTCATGTAGAACCAGTGCTTCAGGTGGCCGCCGCAGAGTTTGCCCTTCGCGTCCTTCTCATTGCAGGAGCGCTGCCCGGGCTTTTTCACCTTGATCTTGTGTTTCGCAAGCTGCGGAAAATTGCCGGGTTGTGCCGCGTCCGGGGTCTTTTCGGTGGTCGCCAAGGCCGATACCTCGTGAACTGCCACATTGTGAATGAAAACACGCTATTTTACTGGATAACTCGGATGAGAAGGAAGACTGTTGTAGTCACTGCCGTCACACAAGCGGTTAGTCGTAGTCTGGGGTCGGTTGTTCAGATGGAGTACCGGACTGCGGGCCACCGACTTCGGACCACTAAAACAGGCATGCACGGACCCTCGAAGCACGACAAACTCCTGGTGCGCGCCATCGGGCGCTGGAGCCTGGCGGCGCTGATGTTCAACACCATCATCGGCGCTAGCGTGTTCGGCGTCCCCTCCCTGCTGGCAGCGCGACTGGGAGGGTTGAGCGTGCCGGGCTACCTGATCGCCGCCGCCGGCGTGGGGATTATCGCCGCGTGCCTGGCCGAGGTCGCGTCGCAATTCCGCGAGGCGGGTGGGCCCTACCTTTACGCTCGCACCTCGTTTGGGCCGTTCGTCGCCATCCAGATCGGCTGGATGATGTGGCTGTCGCGCATCTCGGCCACTTCGGCGGTTGCCGACCTGTTCGTCTCCTACCTCACGCAGTTCGTTCCCGCGGTGGAGGCCCCGCTGACGCGCGCGCTGGTGCTGGCGGCGCTGATCTCATTTCTCGCGGTGGTGAACTACCGCGGGGTAAGCGGCGGCACGCAGGTAAGCAACGTCTTCACCGTCGCGAAACTCGGACTGCTGCTTTTCCTGATCGCCGGCGGACTGGCGGCGCTCGCCTTGCACCCGGCAATCCGCGTGACGACGCCGCCGGTTTCGCCCAGAGCCAGCGACTGGTTCGACAGTCTCATCCTGATGGTGTACGCCTACGCCGGATTCGAAGCCGCATTCCTGGTTTCCGGCGAGACGCGAGACCCGCGCAACGACGCACCCTTCGCACTCGCGGTCTCGATCGCAACTGCTACCTTGGTGTTCGTCGCGCTGCAATACGTCGTGATTCAC
It encodes:
- a CDS encoding amidohydrolase — encoded protein: MKIVVVILLLTAMNLHAQHSKGDPPDQIFLDGNIYTGAEEGLGGAPAKVFPRAQAIAVRNGRIMAVGASEEIRKLKGPHTQVIDLGGRFVMPGFNDAHLHLANGGFEKLNVELSGIKSLDEMKARIAERVKTAEPGEWVVGRGWDDTKWSVQKIPTRHDLDAVTGDHPGLFIRTDGHMLVANSAALRIAGITQHTPDPPGGRIDRDAHGEPAGGMRETAQNLVRSKVPPPTPAQRRRGAELALQEAARYGLTSAQDNSQWEDFLAYVELEKAGKLTLRISEWLPFPQPLDLLEQRRVFHSPQDPMLHTGMLKGFMDGSIGSHTAAMLAPYTDEPANSGLPQFEQAALDRMASERAAAGFQMGFHAIGDRGVAMALQAFATAERYVEEKNRNAPQLRRLGGLRLRIEHAQVVAPDDFARFRQLQVIASMQPNHLLTDMNWAVTRIGAERAKHSYAWNEFLRNSVVLAFGTDYPVEPITPFRGLYAAVTRKNEAGTQEYVPEQKISIDQAIAAYTSGAAYAEFAEREKGRLAPGFLADLVVLDRDITKVAPAEILQTKVLRTVVGGRTVYEGAK
- a CDS encoding M20/M25/M40 family metallo-hydrolase, which codes for MANVPSAAESRTSAQISATQQVERIAALAPVEAAAAWFLAHEEQLIARQMEVTRIPAPPFGESARAEWLAARFRELGLEDVHIDDIGNVIGIRPGLATQNEPKYMAITAHIDTVFPAGTGLNMRREGNRLYGPGVSDNSAGITALLALAGALGHADIRTEWPLAFLGNVGEEGEGDVRGMRYLFAEPRWRDAIAATLVLDGAGTDTIVTEALGSKRFLVTVFGPGGHSWSDFGTPNPIVVLARAIDQFSRTPVPASPKTAFNIGVITGGTSVNSIPESASIKVDIRSVAGEQVERLERALRDSIERAVTQEPRPNFGGRSPSGLSADIKLIGSRPAARLNSDSPMLAVVQAVDALLDNNARLQRASTDANIPLSQGREAVAIGAGGAGGGAHTLHEWYDPTGRDLGLRRILLIALAVAGVGE
- a CDS encoding LeuA family protein; this encodes MVNCSDLIYDWNNVPGPEFKPSGPVLLNDESLRDGLQSPSVRDPSIAEKIEILHLMEALGINSVDIGLPGAGPRAVEHATALAREIVNHKMRIKANCAARTHENDIRPIAEISQKTGLEIEAATFIGSSPIRRYTEGWSDDFLLKTTERAVKYAVSLGLPVMYVTEDTTRCDPETVQRLYSTAIDCGARAIVICDTCGHATPMGALHLVRFIVKEVVVPSGMMIRVDWHGHCDRGMALANSMAALMGGVHCVHACGLGIGERVGNTQMDQMLVNLRLMGIPPWNGQDLSRLKEYCQAIAHATGLPIPRNYPVVGDDAYRTGTGVHAAAVIKAYKKNDVELANNVYSGVPAHYFGLEQIIEIGPMSGKSNITFWLGRHGLQATDEIVERILQRAKRSDRMLTENEILECCQSPVSTTH
- a CDS encoding APC family permease, producing the protein MHGPSKHDKLLVRAIGRWSLAALMFNTIIGASVFGVPSLLAARLGGLSVPGYLIAAAGVGIIAACLAEVASQFREAGGPYLYARTSFGPFVAIQIGWMMWLSRISATSAVADLFVSYLTQFVPAVEAPLTRALVLAALISFLAVVNYRGVSGGTQVSNVFTVAKLGLLLFLIAGGLAALALHPAIRVTTPPVSPRASDWFDSLILMVYAYAGFEAAFLVSGETRDPRNDAPFALAVSIATATLVFVALQYVVIHIVPDVAASAKPAADAAQRFLGPVGASLVAAGALVSIYGYLSANLLHAPRLTFAMGEQGDFPAWFAAVHPRFRTPYVSIVLFAVLVAGFSIAGSFRWNAIVSVLARVFVYGAVAAALPALRRKHPHADAFRLPAGNLFAALALAFMGVIATRIQRGAGVVLAVTLLVGLVTWVWARKRAARSEL